The proteins below are encoded in one region of Buttiauxella gaviniae:
- the cyaY gene encoding iron donor protein CyaY, translating into MNDSEFHRICDGLWSTIEERLDDWDGDSDIDCEINGGVLSLSFENRSKIIINRQEPLHQVWLATKSGGYHFDLKGDKWVCDRSGAEFWQLLEEACTQQAGEPVSFR; encoded by the coding sequence ATGAACGACAGTGAATTTCATCGCATCTGTGACGGCTTGTGGTCAACAATCGAAGAACGCCTGGATGACTGGGATGGTGACAGCGATATTGACTGCGAAATCAATGGCGGCGTGCTTAGCCTGAGCTTTGAGAACCGCAGCAAGATTATTATCAATCGGCAGGAGCCTTTACATCAGGTGTGGCTTGCCACCAAAAGCGGCGGTTACCATTTTGATCTGAAAGGCGATAAGTGGGTTTGCGATCGCAGCGGTGCGGAGTTCTGGCAATTACTGGAAGAAGCCTGCACACAGCAAGCGGGTGAGCCGGTTAGCTTCCGCTAG
- the lptM gene encoding LPS translocon maturation chaperone LptM — translation MKKIFCPLALMLALFSLTGCGLKGPLYFPPADGKAKPNSQVTPEKQPQSTTPDRNNRGVDNAPTQVNY, via the coding sequence ATGAAGAAAATTTTCTGCCCACTTGCTCTTATGCTGGCGCTTTTCAGCCTTACTGGCTGCGGTCTTAAAGGGCCTCTGTACTTCCCGCCCGCTGATGGCAAAGCCAAGCCTAACTCCCAGGTCACTCCTGAGAAACAGCCGCAATCGACCACGCCGGATCGTAATAATCGTGGCGTTGATAACGCACCGACTCAGGTGAACTACTAG
- the dapF gene encoding diaminopimelate epimerase, whose product MQFSKMHGLGNDFMVVDAVTQNVYFSPELIRRLADRHLGVGFDQLLVVEPPYDPDLDFHYRIFNADGSEVSQCGNGARCFARFVRLKGLTNKRDIRVSTANGRMVLSVTEDELVRVNMGEPNFEPSAVPFRANKAEKTYIMRAAEQTIMCGVVSMGNPHCVIQVDDVTTAAVETLGPVMENHDRFPERANIGFMQVVTKEHIRLRVYERGAGETQACGSGACGAVAVGILQGILAEQVRVELPGGRLDIAWKGPGNPLFMTGPAAHVYDGFIHL is encoded by the coding sequence ATGCAGTTTTCGAAGATGCATGGCCTCGGTAATGACTTTATGGTCGTCGACGCGGTGACTCAAAACGTCTATTTCTCCCCGGAGCTGATCCGCCGTCTGGCTGACAGACACCTGGGAGTGGGTTTCGATCAGTTGCTGGTGGTTGAACCGCCCTACGATCCCGATCTCGATTTCCACTACCGTATCTTTAATGCCGACGGCAGCGAAGTGTCGCAGTGTGGCAATGGCGCGCGCTGTTTTGCCCGTTTTGTGCGCCTGAAAGGGTTGACCAATAAACGCGATATTCGCGTCAGTACCGCTAACGGCCGCATGGTTCTAAGCGTGACGGAAGACGAGCTGGTGCGCGTGAATATGGGCGAGCCGAATTTCGAACCGTCTGCCGTGCCGTTCCGCGCAAACAAAGCGGAAAAGACCTATATTATGCGTGCTGCTGAACAAACCATTATGTGCGGCGTGGTGTCGATGGGTAACCCGCACTGTGTGATTCAGGTTGATGATGTCACGACGGCCGCCGTGGAAACGCTTGGGCCTGTCATGGAAAATCATGACCGATTCCCGGAGCGTGCAAACATCGGTTTCATGCAGGTCGTAACTAAAGAGCACATCCGCCTGCGCGTTTACGAACGTGGAGCCGGTGAAACACAAGCTTGTGGCAGTGGTGCATGCGGTGCGGTTGCCGTGGGCATCTTGCAAGGAATACTGGCGGAACAGGTGCGCGTTGAGTTGCCTGGCGGCCGCCTTGATATCGCCTGGAAAGGGCCCGGAAATCCGCTGTTTATGACCGGCCCGGCGGCCCATGTCTATGATGGATTCATACATCTATGA
- a CDS encoding DUF484 domain-containing protein, with protein sequence MKNAEEQQEAVLELDDRIVAEYLLRHPDFFIRNAQHVEQMKVPHPVRGTVSLVEWHMARSRNHINLLEENMTLLMEQASANEGLFYRLLKLQGRLASATSLQDMLNRLHRWAREMGLAGANVRLFADRWRIGAPSDFTHLGLNRQAFESLRIQRLGDRQHYLGSLNGPELLVVLPQAKAIGSVALSLMGSDADLGVLVFSSRDPQHYQEGQGTQLLHELALMLPDLLERWVERV encoded by the coding sequence ATGAAGAATGCCGAGGAACAGCAAGAAGCCGTACTGGAATTGGATGACCGTATTGTGGCGGAATATCTGCTTCGCCACCCCGATTTCTTTATTCGTAACGCCCAGCATGTAGAACAGATGAAAGTGCCGCACCCCGTGCGCGGTACCGTTTCGTTGGTTGAATGGCATATGGCGCGTAGCCGTAACCATATTAATCTCCTTGAAGAAAACATGACCCTGCTGATGGAGCAGGCGAGTGCTAACGAAGGGCTGTTTTATCGTTTACTGAAACTGCAGGGCCGCCTGGCTTCTGCCACCAGTTTGCAGGATATGCTGAATCGCCTGCATCGTTGGGCGCGTGAAATGGGCCTGGCTGGCGCGAATGTACGTCTTTTTGCCGATCGCTGGCGTATTGGTGCTCCTTCTGACTTCACCCATCTGGGATTGAATCGCCAGGCTTTCGAATCGCTACGCATTCAGCGTCTGGGGGACAGGCAGCACTATTTAGGGTCGCTGAATGGCCCGGAATTACTGGTTGTGTTGCCGCAAGCGAAAGCCATTGGCTCTGTTGCACTTTCACTGATGGGAAGTGACGCGGATTTAGGCGTGCTGGTTTTTAGTAGCCGCGACCCGCAGCATTATCAGGAAGGGCAAGGGACACAACTACTGCACGAACTGGCGCTCATGTTGCCAGACCTGCTGGAGCGTTGGGTCGAGCGGGTATGA
- the xerC gene encoding tyrosine recombinase XerC has protein sequence MTASPLQTSVDGFLRYLKVERQLSPLTLLNYGRQLTAIIGLAGEMKLSSWQQCDAAAVRSLTVRSRKAGLQTSSLALRLSALRSFFDWCVSQGELKANPAKGITTPKAARHLPKNIDVDDISRLLDIDINDPLAVRDRAMLEVMYGAGLRLSELVNMDCRHIDLATGEVWVMGKGSKERRVPIGKTAVIWVEHWLDLRELFGPDDDALFLSKQGKRISTRNVQKRFSEWGIKQGLNSHVHPHKLRHSFATHMLESSGDLRGVQELLGHANLSTTQIYTHLDFQHLASVYDAAHPRAKRGKS, from the coding sequence ATGACAGCTTCTCCGCTGCAAACCTCAGTCGATGGTTTTCTTCGCTACCTGAAAGTCGAGCGCCAGCTAAGCCCGCTGACGTTGCTCAATTATGGTCGCCAGCTTACCGCGATAATCGGTCTTGCGGGTGAGATGAAACTGAGCTCCTGGCAGCAATGTGATGCTGCAGCGGTGCGCTCACTAACCGTTCGTAGCCGTAAGGCAGGGTTGCAAACCTCGAGCCTGGCTTTGCGTCTTTCTGCACTGCGCAGCTTTTTCGACTGGTGTGTCAGCCAGGGTGAACTCAAAGCCAATCCGGCGAAAGGGATCACGACGCCAAAGGCCGCTCGCCATCTACCAAAAAATATTGATGTCGATGACATCAGTCGCCTGCTGGATATCGATATCAACGATCCCCTCGCCGTGCGCGACCGTGCGATGCTGGAAGTGATGTACGGCGCGGGGCTGCGTCTTTCCGAACTGGTCAACATGGATTGCCGTCATATCGATCTTGCGACAGGCGAAGTTTGGGTGATGGGCAAAGGCAGCAAAGAGCGGCGGGTGCCGATTGGCAAAACCGCGGTGATTTGGGTCGAGCACTGGCTTGATCTGCGCGAGCTGTTCGGCCCGGACGACGATGCGCTGTTTTTATCCAAACAAGGTAAGCGAATCTCTACGCGCAACGTTCAAAAACGTTTTAGTGAGTGGGGGATAAAACAGGGGCTGAATAGCCATGTGCATCCACACAAACTGCGCCATTCGTTCGCCACGCATATGCTGGAATCCAGCGGAGACCTGCGCGGCGTGCAAGAGTTATTGGGCCACGCCAACCTCTCCACCACACAAATCTATACCCATCTCGACTTCCAACACTTAGCTTCAGTGTATGATGCTGCGCATCCACGCGCTAAACGAGGGAAATCGTAA
- the yigB gene encoding 5-amino-6-(5-phospho-D-ribitylamino)uracil phosphatase YigB, which produces MHFYRPLGPVAALTFDLDDTLYDNRAVIERTERESMSFVQNYHPKLNHLQRPDFLRIRHALRLAEPDIYHDVTEWRRRAVEQAMLDVGLSAEEAAAGAQASMANFAQWRSQIDVPQETHETLAALAEKWPLVAITNGNAEPHLFGLDKYFKFVLRAGPHGRSKPFNDMYHLAAEKLDVPLGHILHVGDDLTTDVAGAIRSGLQACWINLREDDLMQINDSRLLPHLEISRLASLTALI; this is translated from the coding sequence ATGCATTTTTACCGCCCACTTGGGCCTGTTGCCGCGCTCACTTTTGATCTCGACGACACGCTGTACGACAACCGCGCGGTGATTGAACGCACCGAGCGCGAATCAATGAGCTTTGTGCAGAATTACCACCCGAAGCTGAACCATTTGCAACGCCCTGATTTTTTACGTATTCGACATGCGCTGCGCCTTGCCGAGCCTGATATTTACCACGATGTCACAGAATGGCGTCGTCGTGCCGTCGAGCAGGCCATGTTAGATGTGGGTTTATCAGCCGAAGAAGCGGCTGCTGGCGCGCAAGCGTCGATGGCGAATTTCGCCCAGTGGCGCAGCCAAATCGATGTCCCGCAGGAAACCCATGAGACGCTGGCGGCGCTCGCTGAAAAATGGCCGCTGGTGGCGATTACCAACGGTAACGCTGAACCGCATCTTTTTGGCCTCGATAAATACTTTAAGTTTGTACTGCGCGCAGGCCCGCACGGGCGATCCAAGCCATTTAACGACATGTATCATCTGGCGGCTGAAAAGTTGGATGTGCCGCTCGGGCATATTCTTCACGTTGGGGACGATCTCACGACCGACGTTGCAGGCGCTATTCGCAGCGGGTTGCAGGCCTGCTGGATAAACCTGCGCGAGGACGACCTGATGCAGATTAATGACAGCCGTTTATTGCCACATCTGGAAATTTCGCGGTTGGCATCTCTCACCGCGCTGATATAA
- the uvrD gene encoding DNA helicase II — translation MDVSYLLDSLNDKQREAVAATRSNMLVLAGAGSGKTRVLVHRIAWLMSVENCSPYSIMAVTFTNKAAAEMRHRIGQLMGTSQGGMWVGTFHGLAHRLLRAHHMDANLPQDFQILDSEDQLRLLKRLIKAMNLDDKQWPARQAMWFINGKKDEGLRPHHIESYGNPVEQTWQKVYQAYQEACDRAGLLDFAELLLRAHELWLNKPHILNHYRERFTNILVDEFQDTNSIQYAWIRMLAGDTGKVMIVGDDDQSIYGWRGAQVENIQRFLNDFPGAQTIRLEQNYRSTNNILNAANALIANNSGRLGKELWTDGSDGEPISLYCAFNELDEARFVVNRIKTWQENGGALEQCAILYRSNAQSRVLEEALLQVSMPYRIYGGMRFFERQEIKDALSYLRLIANRNDDAAFERVVNTPTRGIGDRTLDVVRQTSRDKQLTLWQACRLLLQEKVLAGRAASALQRFMELIDSLAHETIDMPLHVQTDRVIKDSGLMMMYEQEKGEKGQTRIENLEELVTATRQFSYQDEDEDLMPLQAFLSHAALEAGEGQADTWQDAVQLMTLHSAKGLEFPQVFIVGMEEGMFPSQMSLDEGGRLEEERRLAYVGVTRAMQKLTLTYAETRRLYGKEVYHRPSRFIGELPENCVEEVRLRASISRPVSHQRMGTPISENDSGFSLGQRVRHAKFGEGTVVNLEGSGEHSRIQVAFPGQGIKWLVAAYARLESV, via the coding sequence ATGGACGTTTCTTACCTGCTCGATAGCCTCAATGATAAACAGCGTGAAGCCGTCGCGGCCACGCGCAGCAACATGTTGGTACTGGCCGGGGCGGGCAGCGGTAAGACACGTGTGCTGGTACATCGCATTGCGTGGTTGATGAGCGTGGAAAACTGCTCGCCGTACTCCATTATGGCGGTGACGTTTACCAACAAAGCGGCGGCGGAAATGCGTCACCGTATTGGTCAATTGATGGGTACCAGCCAGGGCGGCATGTGGGTAGGTACTTTCCACGGCCTCGCGCACCGCTTGCTGCGCGCACATCACATGGATGCCAACCTGCCGCAGGATTTCCAAATTCTCGACAGCGAAGATCAACTGCGCCTGTTAAAACGCCTGATCAAAGCCATGAATCTCGATGATAAACAGTGGCCTGCACGACAGGCAATGTGGTTTATCAACGGTAAGAAAGACGAAGGTTTACGCCCGCACCATATTGAAAGCTATGGCAATCCGGTAGAGCAAACCTGGCAAAAAGTTTACCAGGCCTATCAGGAAGCGTGTGACCGCGCGGGCCTGCTGGATTTTGCCGAGCTACTGCTGCGCGCCCATGAACTGTGGCTGAACAAACCGCATATTCTCAATCACTACCGCGAACGCTTCACCAATATTCTGGTGGACGAATTCCAGGATACCAACAGCATCCAGTACGCGTGGATTCGCATGCTGGCGGGCGATACCGGCAAAGTGATGATTGTGGGTGATGACGATCAGTCCATTTATGGCTGGCGCGGCGCGCAGGTCGAGAACATCCAACGTTTTCTGAATGACTTCCCCGGGGCGCAAACGATCCGTCTGGAGCAAAACTACCGCTCGACCAACAACATTCTGAACGCCGCCAACGCCCTGATTGCCAACAACTCAGGTCGCCTTGGGAAAGAGTTGTGGACAGACGGTAGCGACGGCGAACCGATTTCACTTTATTGCGCGTTCAACGAACTGGATGAAGCGCGTTTCGTGGTTAACCGCATCAAAACGTGGCAGGAAAACGGCGGGGCGCTTGAGCAATGCGCGATTCTCTACCGCAGCAACGCCCAATCGCGTGTGCTGGAAGAGGCATTATTGCAGGTCAGCATGCCATACAGAATTTACGGTGGGATGCGCTTCTTCGAGCGTCAGGAAATCAAAGATGCGCTTTCGTATCTTCGTTTGATCGCCAACCGCAACGATGACGCAGCGTTTGAGCGTGTGGTGAATACCCCTACGCGCGGTATCGGCGATCGCACGTTGGACGTGGTGCGCCAGACTTCGCGCGATAAACAGCTCACGCTGTGGCAGGCCTGTCGTTTGCTGCTTCAAGAAAAAGTGTTGGCAGGCCGTGCCGCTTCGGCTCTGCAACGCTTTATGGAGCTTATCGACTCGCTGGCTCATGAAACCATCGATATGCCGCTGCACGTACAAACTGACCGGGTGATTAAAGACTCAGGTCTGATGATGATGTACGAGCAGGAAAAGGGCGAGAAAGGCCAGACGCGTATCGAAAACTTAGAAGAGCTGGTCACGGCAACGCGCCAGTTCAGCTATCAGGATGAAGACGAAGACCTGATGCCATTGCAGGCGTTCCTGTCTCACGCGGCACTTGAAGCGGGCGAAGGGCAAGCGGATACCTGGCAAGATGCCGTGCAACTGATGACGCTGCACTCGGCAAAAGGGCTGGAATTCCCGCAGGTCTTTATCGTTGGCATGGAAGAGGGCATGTTCCCAAGCCAGATGTCGCTGGATGAAGGCGGTCGTCTGGAAGAGGAGCGTCGCCTGGCTTACGTTGGCGTGACGCGTGCGATGCAAAAGTTGACACTGACGTATGCAGAAACGCGCCGTTTATATGGCAAAGAGGTGTATCACCGCCCTTCACGGTTTATTGGCGAACTGCCAGAAAATTGCGTGGAAGAAGTCCGTTTGCGAGCGAGCATCAGCCGCCCCGTCAGCCATCAACGTATGGGAACGCCAATTTCTGAGAATGATTCCGGCTTCAGCCTTGGGCAACGTGTTCGTCATGCAAAATTTGGTGAAGGCACGGTGGTTAACCTGGAAGGCAGCGGCGAACACAGCCGGATTCAGGTGGCATTCCCTGGCCAGGGAATTAAGTGGTTAGTGGCTGCTTATGCCCGCCTGGAATCGGTATAA
- the ysgD gene encoding YsgD/CorL family protein has product MDTPSKYWLNNLSSRYNF; this is encoded by the coding sequence TTGGACACACCCAGTAAATACTGGCTCAATAACCTGTCATCCAGGTACAACTTCTAA
- the corA gene encoding magnesium/cobalt transporter CorA, giving the protein MLSAFQLENNRLSRLELDEADNLSNSVWVDLVEPEDSERQRVQTELGQSLATRPELEDIEASARFFEDEDGLHIHSFFFYEDADDHAGNSTVAFTIREGRLFTLRERELPAFRLYRMRARSQNMVDGNAYELLLDLFETKIEQLADEIENIYSDLEKLSRVIMEGHQGDEYDAALSTLAELEDIGWKVRLCLMDTQRALNFLVRKARLPSGQLEQAREILRDIESLLPHNESLFQKVNFLMQAAMGFINIEQNRIIKIFSVVSVVFLPPTLVASSYGMNFEFMPELKLSFGYPAAIIVMILAGLAPYLYFKRKNWL; this is encoded by the coding sequence ATGCTGAGCGCATTTCAACTGGAAAACAATCGTCTGTCCCGTCTCGAATTAGATGAGGCTGATAACCTGAGCAATTCCGTATGGGTTGATCTGGTTGAGCCTGAAGACTCTGAGCGGCAGCGCGTGCAAACGGAACTTGGTCAAAGCCTGGCAACCCGCCCGGAACTGGAAGACATCGAAGCATCCGCGCGTTTCTTTGAAGACGAAGACGGTTTGCACATCCACTCATTTTTCTTTTACGAAGACGCCGACGATCACGCGGGCAACAGCACCGTGGCATTCACCATTCGTGAAGGCCGCCTGTTTACGCTACGTGAACGTGAATTACCGGCGTTTCGCCTCTATCGTATGCGTGCCCGAAGCCAGAATATGGTGGACGGCAACGCGTACGAATTACTGCTCGATTTGTTCGAAACTAAAATCGAACAGTTGGCAGATGAAATCGAAAATATCTACAGTGACCTAGAAAAACTCAGCCGTGTGATCATGGAAGGGCATCAGGGCGATGAATATGACGCTGCGCTTTCAACGCTTGCTGAACTGGAAGATATCGGCTGGAAAGTCCGTTTGTGTCTGATGGATACCCAGCGTGCATTGAACTTCCTGGTGCGCAAAGCGCGTTTGCCGAGCGGGCAGCTTGAGCAGGCGCGTGAAATCCTGCGAGATATCGAATCCCTGTTGCCACACAACGAATCGCTGTTCCAGAAGGTCAACTTCCTGATGCAGGCGGCGATGGGCTTTATCAATATCGAGCAGAACCGCATCATCAAAATCTTCTCGGTGGTATCGGTTGTGTTCCTGCCGCCAACGCTTGTGGCTTCCAGCTACGGTATGAACTTCGAGTTTATGCCTGAACTAAAACTAAGCTTCGGTTATCCAGCGGCGATTATCGTGATGATCCTTGCCGGGCTTGCGCCGTACCTTTACTTCAAGCGTAAGAACTGGCTGTGA
- the rarD gene encoding EamA family transporter RarD, with product MDAKQTRQGVLLALAAYFIWGIAPAYFKLIHYVPADEILTHRVIWSFFFMVVLISLSRQWPQVKKSCQNRKKVFAMALSAVLIGGNWLLFIWAVNNNHMLEASLGYFINPLVNVLLGMIFLGERFRRMQWVAVALAACGVLVQLWTFGSLPIIALGLAFSFAFYGLVRKKIAVDAQTGMLVETLWLLPIAAIYLFGIADSSTSHMGNNPMSLNLMLIAAGVVTTIPLLCFTAAATRLRLSTLGFFQYIGPTLMFLLAVMFYGEVVGKDKMLTFGFIWAALALFILDAVYTQNRMRKKAVE from the coding sequence ATGGATGCGAAACAGACCCGCCAGGGCGTGTTACTTGCGCTGGCGGCGTATTTTATTTGGGGCATCGCGCCTGCTTATTTCAAATTAATCCACTACGTTCCGGCTGATGAAATCCTGACGCATCGCGTGATTTGGTCATTCTTCTTTATGGTGGTGCTGATTAGCCTGAGCCGTCAGTGGCCGCAGGTGAAAAAATCCTGCCAGAACCGGAAGAAGGTTTTTGCCATGGCGCTTTCTGCGGTGCTGATTGGCGGTAATTGGCTGTTATTCATTTGGGCGGTGAATAATAACCATATGCTGGAAGCAAGCCTCGGTTATTTCATCAACCCGCTGGTGAACGTGCTGTTGGGGATGATTTTCCTCGGCGAGCGATTCCGCAGAATGCAGTGGGTTGCCGTAGCGTTGGCGGCCTGTGGTGTGCTGGTTCAGCTTTGGACATTCGGTTCGCTGCCAATCATCGCTCTCGGCCTTGCGTTCAGCTTTGCGTTTTACGGACTGGTGCGTAAGAAAATTGCCGTTGATGCACAAACCGGCATGTTAGTTGAAACCCTTTGGCTACTGCCGATTGCCGCAATCTACTTGTTTGGCATTGCAGATAGCTCAACCAGCCATATGGGAAATAACCCTATGTCGCTGAACTTAATGCTGATTGCGGCAGGTGTTGTCACAACGATTCCGCTGCTCTGTTTCACCGCAGCAGCCACGCGCTTGCGTCTCTCGACCCTCGGTTTCTTCCAGTACATCGGCCCAACATTAATGTTCCTGCTGGCCGTGATGTTCTACGGTGAAGTGGTGGGCAAAGATAAGATGCTGACCTTTGGTTTTATCTGGGCGGCATTAGCGCTGTTTATTCTGGATGCGGTTTATACGCAAAACAGGATGCGCAAAAAGGCGGTTGAGTAA
- the yigI gene encoding acyl-CoA thioesterase YigI, whose translation MSTPFLTPEAALQLVGEIFVYHMPFNRALGLELIRYEKDYAELSFNNQPMMVGNWAQSILHGGVIASSLDVAAGLVCVGSTLTRHDSISEEELRQRLAKMGTIDLRVDYLRPGRGQRFTASSSLLRAGNKVAVARVELHNEDQLHIASATATYMVG comes from the coding sequence ATGTCTACCCCATTTCTAACCCCTGAAGCCGCCCTGCAACTGGTCGGTGAGATTTTTGTCTATCACATGCCCTTCAACCGTGCGCTGGGCCTGGAACTTATCCGGTATGAGAAAGACTACGCCGAGCTCAGTTTTAATAATCAGCCCATGATGGTGGGAAACTGGGCGCAGAGTATTTTGCACGGCGGCGTGATTGCCTCTTCGCTGGATGTCGCGGCAGGCCTGGTGTGCGTAGGCAGTACGCTCACCCGCCACGATAGCATTAGCGAAGAAGAGCTACGCCAGCGGTTAGCGAAAATGGGGACTATTGATTTGCGCGTTGATTACCTGCGCCCTGGCCGCGGGCAGCGCTTTACCGCCAGCAGTAGCCTGCTACGCGCCGGGAATAAAGTGGCGGTGGCACGCGTAGAATTACACAACGAAGACCAGCTACATATCGCCAGCGCGACCGCCACCTACATGGTGGGGTGA
- the pldA gene encoding phospholipase A, with translation MRKYLGWLVAAGLLPLTAYAQEATIKEVHDKPAVRGSIIANMLVEHDNPFTLYPYETNYLIYTVTDDLNKEAIRSYNWSDNARKDEVKFQLSLAFPLWRGIVGPNSVLGASYTQKSWWQLSNSGESSPFRETNYEPQLFLGFATDDSFAGWTLRDVEFGYNHDSNGRSDPTSRSWNRLYTRLMAENGNWLVEVKPWYVLGSTDDNPDITKYMGYYQLRVGYQLGDAILSMKGQYNWNTGYGGAELGFSYPVTKHVRLYTQLYSGYGESLIDYNFNQTRFGVGVMLNDLF, from the coding sequence ATGCGCAAGTATCTGGGATGGCTAGTGGCGGCAGGCCTGTTGCCTCTGACCGCTTACGCACAGGAAGCCACGATTAAAGAAGTGCATGATAAACCCGCGGTTCGCGGCAGCATCATCGCCAATATGCTTGTGGAACACGACAATCCATTCACCCTCTACCCGTATGAAACTAACTATCTGATTTATACGGTGACTGATGACCTGAACAAAGAGGCGATTCGTTCGTACAACTGGTCCGATAATGCCAGAAAGGACGAGGTGAAATTCCAGCTTAGCCTCGCCTTCCCGCTGTGGCGCGGTATTGTCGGGCCAAACTCCGTGTTGGGCGCCTCGTATACCCAGAAATCCTGGTGGCAACTTTCTAATAGCGGTGAATCCTCCCCGTTCCGTGAAACAAACTATGAGCCACAGTTGTTCCTGGGTTTCGCGACCGATGACAGCTTCGCCGGTTGGACGTTACGCGATGTTGAATTCGGTTATAACCACGATTCCAACGGACGCTCAGATCCCACTTCCCGTAGCTGGAACCGCTTATATACGCGTTTGATGGCAGAAAACGGTAACTGGTTGGTCGAAGTGAAGCCGTGGTATGTGCTTGGCAGCACGGATGACAACCCGGATATCACCAAATATATGGGCTATTACCAGCTGCGAGTTGGCTACCAGTTAGGTGATGCTATTTTGAGTATGAAAGGGCAATACAACTGGAATACAGGCTACGGCGGGGCGGAATTAGGCTTCAGTTATCCGGTTACGAAACACGTCCGACTCTATACCCAGCTTTACAGCGGTTACGGTGAGTCATTAATTGATTACAACTTTAACCAGACACGCTTTGGCGTCGGCGTTATGCTTAACGATCTGTTCTAA